The window GCTCGGCATGGGTGCTGGTTGCCTCGGTAACTTTTATGCCCCTTTCTTTGGCAATAATATTTGCATTGACAAAATTTACATCATCTTTGGCAACCACTGCGAGGAGTCCTTTTAAAACCGCGGTTGAAACAGGGGCAAGATCAAGATCGTCAAAATCGCCGTTGTACTCGATAACCACTTCTTTGATAGGCCCTTTGGCAATTTGTGCCTGAAGACAGCCCATTCGATCGGCAAGAGTCAGAAATGGCCCCAACCTGGCAAGAAGTTCGCCTGCCACCGAGGGAACGTTTACCGCATTATGGATGGTACCGTTTTTCAAAAAATCAATTATCTGTTCAGCCACACCAACCGCCACGTTGGTCTGTGCCTCCTTTGTCGACGCACCTAAATGGGGCGTACAGATCACACGGTCGTGTTCAAACAGGCGACACACACCCGGTGGTTCGGTTACAAAAACATCAAGTGCCGCTCCGGCGACTTTTCCAGATTGTAGGGCGTCATTTAAGTCATCCTCATCAACAATACCTCCACGAGCACAGTTAATGACCATCGCACCATCTTTCATCTGATCAAAAGCCGCCTTGTCAAGAAGCCCGATGGTGCTGTCAAGCTTGGGCACATGCACCGTAATATAGTCGGCTTCCTGATACAGTTGTTCTATGGAGACGCTCTTAAACCCGGCCTTTTCAATCTGTTCATCCGTGACATTGGCATCATGCACAATCACTCGCATTTTCAATCCTCTTGCACGGTCTGCAACAATGGAACCGATTTTGCCGAAACCGATCACACCCAGCTTTTTATGGAACACTTCTCTCCCCTGAAGTTTTTTCTTTTCCCACTGACCATTTTTTAAACTGCTGGTTCCCATAGGTATATTTCTGGTCAGAGCCAGCATCATGGCAATCGTATGCTCAGCAGTGGTTACTACATTCCCACTCGGAGTATTCATCACCACGATTCCCTTTTTTGTTGCTGCGGGAATATCCACATTGTCAAGGCCGATTCCCGCACGTCCGATC is drawn from Thermodesulfobacteriota bacterium and contains these coding sequences:
- the serA gene encoding phosphoglycerate dehydrogenase gives rise to the protein MKVLVSDNLGEIGIRMFQEEEGIEVDVNTGLPPEELKGIIGDYDGLVIRSATKVTQDLLQAATNLKVIGRAGIGLDNVDIPAATKKGIVVMNTPSGNVVTTAEHTIAMMLALTRNIPMGTSSLKNGQWEKKKLQGREVFHKKLGVIGFGKIGSIVADRARGLKMRVIVHDANVTDEQIEKAGFKSVSIEQLYQEADYITVHVPKLDSTIGLLDKAAFDQMKDGAMVINCARGGIVDEDDLNDALQSGKVAGAALDVFVTEPPGVCRLFEHDRVICTPHLGASTKEAQTNVAVGVAEQIIDFLKNGTIHNAVNVPSVAGELLARLGPFLTLADRMGCLQAQIAKGPIKEVVIEYNGDFDDLDLAPVSTAVLKGLLAVVAKDDVNFVNANIIAKERGIKVTEATSTHAEHFINLITVRVNTTEMTNVVSGTIYGKSEPRIVKINNFGLEVIPEGHLALIFNLDKPGAIGSIGTVLGKNDINISRMQVGRDEKGVNNIIFLKTDTPIPDNVLKELRDLPMVITVTLLEL